A stretch of the Metopolophium dirhodum isolate CAU chromosome 8, ASM1992520v1, whole genome shotgun sequence genome encodes the following:
- the LOC132950008 gene encoding LOW QUALITY PROTEIN: thrombospondin type-1 domain-containing protein 7A-like (The sequence of the model RefSeq protein was modified relative to this genomic sequence to represent the inferred CDS: deleted 1 base in 1 codon), giving the protein MFFPRAGLLITLLVLQIGLYRCGLPPPSNEITQNFQWNTDAVEWRIGEWEPCTRSEDTGLNDNQGIRRRKITCVMVIHDGIKLEEPVKTEDTSCQNLSPGTPPVEVCSLEQNQDCVVTEYSNWTICCGGTQRRTRSVVIEQKNDGAKCPPLTESRVCVPDEPACSNYYPFGLYQLKVNQWQQCVPFSEHTMGDNDGILNSGSHSDTFYKHWPQVGTQKRSMSCFDESGILVSLSFCEDKQLPTNTRACIIAQDCVVSDWTDWEITQGGCISAGGKIRAEEAIRKRQILRLHEGQGSPCPHLVETRTTKENLPLCADKYKWLISSWSKCSQPISNSSVQCGGGLQYRNITCIEFMTGKFMDPSVCRILDTPPTIQRCEIPCPRDCQVGPWSKWGPCKPSKCPSDLDNESQEEFEDTGYRKRTRIAIVPPSEYGVQCPSLNEVQPCQNPQCYVWDYEQWGSCTLDEPTEKCGPGQRNRQVYCTTHEKEVVHNSLCSKLKPSESEPCSVPCPEDCVVSGWSDWSECSMGCSIESDIGVRYRNRTVIGPPGKTGHPCPSKDDMVQFENCNTHGCYGLSWLVLPWTDCNGTCDHGTQTRDVWCMKGNDKKVKDENCKELPKPVTSRDCSIDCKSKICVLSDWSDWSECPQDSCINEQTDLTKFKRQRNRVILGGESCGPIFEEESCQIPNKICPKFSLVFGAWSHCELAEGVTCGHGLRTRDFRCKDNDSLVHVELKNCLQTLNVTPSSVERCHVDCQTPCQMTEWSHWSSCPQPCSGLRTRTRELIGDSISHPACKGIRLVETTKCPCSEYFPQPTSDWSFCLTNETDGCGAGTRYRSLGCYNVDNHLVDPALCGGSTGIEEEPCLVPCSIDCQMSDWNEWGVCNKLCGPGTHHRYRTIERNAANGGRPCGETVQTKVCNTPCNSFQWTTEPWSQCKLPDKDKQKGCGEGEMFRLVRCIHINTGIELSEEYCDWTTRPDGVNLCTIACPGDCVLSSWSDWSICPKDCLSSQEQQRTRLLLRSQSPTGANCPIAIQTQPCHLNFTCFKYSWKTITNVSCLPLGGSPCGEGMTVGAVYCERSDGRTVLDRFCADQPRPNPLDKWCYIDCPVDCALEGWSPWNSSCSCNDTGVSRRAYTAMNPSATGRQCPMTVEQWKPCPAVPCYTWSLGPWSACQLHGAACGHGVTNRNVTCVRTNDGETVESTFCGSLGQQKPLSWQNCYVSCGPGCTLSEWSQWSHCHGDCEKETIGYETRSRTVISQSPAGTTACTDPLWETRDCRIPPCMTYDWALTPNADVICRRSDGLVVLESSCNQSEKPKSMCSTLQGSYICTKDICMPDDKLQCDQMTTWEQLKHDPRVVEYIFCFGFVVKMVIIIGVILYFLRRSKKQNECKYHKQPDLA; this is encoded by the exons ATGTTTTTCCCCCGCGCCGGATTGCTGATCACCTTATTGGTCTTGCAAATCGGTTTGTACCGATGCGGTCTGCCGCCACCGTCGAACGAAATCACTCAGAACTTTCAGTGGAATACTG ATGCTGTGGAGTGGAGAATCGGTGAATGGGAACCATGCACCAGGTCCGAAGACACCGGCCTGAATGACAACCAGGGTATACGACGCAGGAAGATCACGTGTGTCATGGTCATACACGACGGAATAAAACTCGag GAACCAGTCAAAACTGAAGACACTAGTTGCCAAAATCTATCCCCCGGAACACCTCCCGTAGAAGTATGTTCACTTGAACAAAACCAAGACTGCGTAGTCACTGAGTATTCAAACTGGACAATCTGCTGTGGAGGAACACAACGTAGGACCAGAAGTGTAGTAATTGAGCAGAAAAACGATGGAGCTAAATGTCCGCCG CTGACAGAATCGCGTGTCTGTGTACCGGATGAACCAGCGTGTTCGAACTACTATCCATTTGGTTTATACCAACTAAAAGTCAATCAATGGCAGCAGTGTGTTCCGTTTTCCGAACATACCATGGGCGACAATGATGGCATACTAAATTCTGGCTCACATTCAGACACTTTTTATAAACACTGGCCTCAAGTGGGCACACAAAAGCGATCAATGAGCTGTTTTGACGAGTCAGGCATTCTCGTTTCTCTCAGCTTTTGCGAAGACAAACAGTTACCCACCAATACCAGGGCATGTATCATTGCCCAAGATTGCGTTGTAAGCGATTGGACCGATTGGGAGATTACGCAAGGCGGGTGCATTAGCGCTGGAggaaaa ATCCGAGCCGAAGAAGCGATTAGGAAGCGACAAATTCTCCGTTTACACGAAGGGCAGGGCTCACCATGTCCTCATCTCGTAGAAACAAGAactacaaaagaaaatttaccaCTGTGTGCTGACAA aTATAAATGGCTAATATCAAGCTGGAGTAAATGTTCACAACCAATTTCTAATTCATCAGTTCAATGTGGTGGTGGACTTCAATATAGGAACATCACTTGTATTGAATTTATGACTGGTAAATTTATGGATCCGTCAGTTTGTCGTATTCTGGATACACCACCAACAATCCAGAG atgcGAAATACCATGTCCAAGAGATTGCCAAGTTGGACCGTGGAGTAAATGGGGCCCTTGCAAACCATCAAAATGTCCCTCAGACCTTGACAACGAATCACAAGAAG aATTTGAAGATACCGGATACAGGAAAAGAACCAGAATTGCAATTGTACCACCTAGTGAATACGGTGTACAATGTCCCAGTCTAAATGAAGTACAACCTTGTCAAAATCCACAATGTTACGTTTGGGATTACGAGCAATGGGGAAGTTGCACGCTCGATGAACCTACCGAGAAATGCGGTCCCGGGCAAAGGAATAGACAGGTGTATTGCACTACACACGAAAAG GAAGTGGTACATAACTCGTTGTGTTCCAAGCTCAAGCCGTCCGAATCCGAACCATGTTCTGTGCCGTGCCCAGAAGATTGTGTGGTATCTGGATGGTCAGACTGGAGTGAATGCTCCATGGGATGTTCCATCGAATCCGATATAGGCGTTAGATATAGAAATCGTACTGTAATTGGACCTCCAGGAAAAACTGGACACCCGTGTCCGTCCAAAGATGATATGGTCCAGTTCGAAAATTGTAATACGCACGGGTGCTATGGACTAAGTTGGTTAGTCTTACCATGGACAGACTGCAACGGAACATGTGACCATGGAACACAGACAAGAGACGTTTGGTGCATGAAAGGAAATGATAAAAAAGTCAAAGacgaaaa ttgcaAGGAATTACCGAAACCAGTCACTTCGAGAGATTGTTCCATAGattgtaaaagt aaaatatgtgttCTTTCGGACTGGAGCGATTGGTCAGAATGTCCTCAAGATTCGTGTATAAAcg aacaaACGGATTTAACCAAATTCAAACGTCAACGGAACCGAGTTATTCTTGGTGGTGAATCCTGTGGTCCAATATTTGAAGAGGAATCATGTCaaattccaaataaaatatgtcctaAATTCAGTTTGGTTTTCGGCGCTTGGTCTCACTGTGAACTAGCAGAAGGTGTCACCTGCGGCCATGGTCTGAGAACAAGAG aTTTCCGGTGTAAAGATAACGATTCGCTTGTTCACGTCGAGTTGAAAAACTGTCTACAAACCTTAAACGTTACTCCAAGTAGCGTCGAACGATGTCACGTTGACTGCCAAACACCGTGCCAGATGACCGAATGGTCCCATTGGTCGTCGTGCCCTCAGCCATGTTCGGGTTTACGTACCAGAACCAGAGAGCTTATTGGAGATTCTATATCGCATCCGGCTTGCAAAGGAATACGTCTCGTTGAAACAACGAAATGCCCGTGCTCTGAATATTTCCCGCAGCCTACTTCCGATTGGTCGTTTTGCTTAACAAACGAAACCGACGGGTGTGGAGCTGGCACGCGATATAGGTCGTTGGGATGTTACAACGTAGACAACCATCTGGTCGATCCAGC GCTGTGTGGTGGTAGTACAGGAATCGAAGAAGAACCATGTTTGGTACCGTGTTCGATTGATTGCCAAATGTCTGATTGGAACGAATGGGGTGTATGTAATAAGCTGTGTGGACCAGGGACGCATCACCGTTATAGAacc atcGAACGAAACGCAGCAAATGGTGGGAGACCATGCGGTGAAACGGTACAGACAAAAGTCTGTAACACACCGTGTAACAGTTTCCAGTGGACTACCGAACCATGGAGCCAGTGCAAATTACCGGATAAGGATAAACAGAAAGGCTGCGGCGAAGGAGAAATGTTTAGATTAGTGCG ATGTATTCACATAAATACTGGAATAGAGTTGTCGGAAGAATACTGCGATTGGACCACACGACCAGATGGAGTAAACTTGTGTACAATCGCATGTCCTGGAGATTGTGTGTTAAGTAGCTGGTCGGATTGGTCAATTTGTCCAAAA gaTTGCCTATCGTCGCAAGAACAACAGCGGACCAGGTTGTTGCTCAGAAGCCAGAGCCCTACCGGAGCAAATTGTCCAATAGCCATACAAACACAACCGTGTCATTTGAACTTCACATGCTTTAAATATTCTTGGAAAACAATAACAAATGTATCATGTCTGCCTTTGGGCGGCAGTCCATGTGGTGAAGGCATGACCGTTGGAGCGGTGTATTGCGAGAGGAGCGATGGTAGAACTGTTTTAGACCG GTTTTGTGCCGATCAGCCAAGACCAAATCCGTTGGACAAATGGTGCTATATCGATTGCCCAGTCGATTGCGCCCTTGAAGGCTGGTCACCATGGAATTCGAGTTGCTCTTGCAACGACACAG GAGTATCGCGTAGAGCTTATACCGCTATGAACCCGAGTGCAACGGGCAGACAATGCCCCATGACCGTCGAACAATGGAAACCTTGTCCAGCCGTACCATGTTATACTTGGTCGCTCGGCCCGTGGTCAGCATGTCAACTTCAT GGAGCCGCTTGTGGACACGGTGTGACCAACAGGAACGTGACGTGCGTGAGGACCAATGACGGAGAAACGGTCGAGTCAACATTCTGCGGCTCTTTGGGACAGCAAAAACCGCTGTCCTGGCAGAACTGTTACGTGTCCTGTGGTCCTGGCTGCACCCTGTCCGAGTGGAGCCAGTGGTCGCACTGTCATGGAGATTGCGAGAAGGAGACTATTGGCTACGAGACGAGATCCCGTACGGTAATATCGCAATCGCCGGCCGGAACCACCGCCTGCACCGATCCTCTGTGGGAGACCCGCGATTGTCGCATACCGCCTTGCATGACCTACGATTGGGCTCTGACCCCGAACGCCGACGTCATATGCCGCAGATCTGACGGGCTCGTGGTTTTGGAAT CTTCTTGCAACCAATcggaaaaaccaaaatcgatgtGCAGTACTTTACAAGGCAGCTATATATGCACCAAGGACATCTGTATGCCAGACGACAAATTGCAATGCGACCAGATGACCACTTGGGAGCAGCTTAAACACGATCCACGCGTCGTCGAATACATATTTTGCTTTGGATTTGTTGTAAAAATGGTCATCATAATTGGTGTGATCCTCTATTTCTTGCG tcgTTCAAAGAAACAAAACGAGTGCAAATACCACAAACAACCGGATTTAGCGTAA